One window of the Chryseotalea sp. WA131a genome contains the following:
- a CDS encoding helix-turn-helix transcriptional regulator → MRYYSLWYYSSHCFIFTTLKKDKHLIELGNQIRELRKSKGLSQEQLASQAEVDRSYVGGIERGERNVSFLTLVKIADCLECDVAGFTKEIPK, encoded by the coding sequence ATGAGGTATTATAGTCTGTGGTATTATAGTAGTCATTGCTTTATTTTTACCACGTTGAAAAAGGATAAACATCTCATAGAGTTAGGCAACCAAATTCGCGAATTGCGAAAGTCAAAAGGCTTGTCACAAGAGCAACTTGCTTCTCAGGCAGAAGTTGACCGCTCCTATGTTGGCGGAATTGAAAGAGGCGAACGAAACGTCAGTTTTTTGACCCTTGTTAAAATTGCCGATTGCCTCGAATGTGATGTTGCTGGATTTACTAAAGAAATTCCTAAATGA
- a CDS encoding ABC transporter permease, translating into MLKSFFISAIRNLKRNRLYSAINVLGLALGISCCMVIFVIVKYETSFDDYHGKADRIYRVNLNQQTAQGRRLDGCNYSPLAEAIRSDVTGLEEVTGVYCLQIYQFSKDDNLFENKYAFFADQNYFNVFDVKWIAGNQKQALSFPNSVVVTDTFAETFLGGANALGSTFTLENKLTLTVTGIVQAPPTNTDHPYSILISYSSLANYIPETVDNWMTIGAGATYIVFDKNTRQDQIYPQLDKIIQKHLDRDVAKNTEFFLMPLDDNHDRNYDYSSFNYDFPVPVMVILSIIAGMIAFIACVNFVNLATAQSLKRAKEVGLRKTMGSSRVHLIVQYMSEAFVITLCAMMAGLVIARIGMIQLNELYGGNYLQFDLLGSPSTILFITGITVVISILAGFYPAFILSGYKPVLALKSQTYSGKRKGLSIRRGLVICQFAGAQILILVTIIMINQINFFKDRSYSFNPETIVIIPALRGNENKQHEKLNRELTKVEGVITHSFGNVGNETSEFYNDEENRHSGIVSYIDTSYVHVFNVELLTGKNFSSEVIQSSSEVLINESLMKTLGIENPEQAIGSIYTLNNQQVTIRGVLKDSYTQPLSTKVDPISFQYLPKKFTGLAINISTDNIPETLAGIEKAWKDVYPNYLCKYQFMDDSLSREYGFYNIIFSFLGTASFLAIFIGCLGLYGLVSFMAIQRTKEIGIRKVFGATVANIIMMFTKESSILIIVAFVVASPLAHFVGIAMLMEFPERVKPGVGIFIMTLLGSLLIALLTVTYRSFRAAIQNPGESLRVEG; encoded by the coding sequence ATGTTGAAAAGTTTTTTCATATCAGCAATCAGAAACTTAAAAAGAAACAGATTATACTCTGCAATAAATGTTTTGGGGCTGGCACTGGGGATCTCTTGTTGCATGGTGATTTTTGTAATTGTGAAATATGAAACTTCGTTTGATGACTATCATGGCAAGGCTGACCGGATTTATCGGGTAAACTTAAATCAGCAAACGGCTCAAGGTAGGAGACTTGATGGATGTAACTATTCTCCTCTCGCTGAAGCTATTCGGAGTGATGTTACAGGACTGGAGGAAGTCACCGGAGTCTACTGTTTACAAATTTATCAGTTTTCAAAAGATGACAATCTTTTCGAAAACAAGTACGCTTTCTTTGCCGACCAAAATTATTTCAATGTTTTTGATGTAAAGTGGATAGCAGGCAATCAGAAGCAAGCATTGAGTTTTCCAAATTCAGTTGTTGTCACGGACACCTTTGCTGAAACATTTCTTGGAGGTGCCAATGCTCTGGGTAGTACCTTTACATTGGAAAACAAGTTAACCCTTACAGTTACAGGGATTGTGCAGGCTCCACCCACCAATACGGATCATCCCTATAGTATTTTAATTTCTTATTCTTCGTTGGCGAACTACATTCCAGAAACCGTAGACAACTGGATGACCATCGGTGCTGGAGCAACATATATCGTGTTCGATAAAAATACCCGACAAGATCAGATATATCCTCAACTTGACAAGATCATCCAAAAACATTTAGATCGAGATGTCGCAAAAAATACCGAGTTTTTTTTAATGCCTTTGGATGATAATCATGATCGAAATTATGATTACTCAAGCTTCAACTATGATTTCCCAGTACCTGTGATGGTTATTTTATCGATCATCGCTGGAATGATTGCTTTCATTGCCTGTGTCAATTTTGTGAATCTTGCTACGGCCCAATCCCTGAAAAGAGCGAAAGAGGTTGGGCTAAGAAAAACAATGGGTAGTAGTCGTGTTCATCTAATTGTACAGTACATGAGCGAAGCTTTCGTGATAACCCTGTGCGCCATGATGGCCGGATTAGTAATTGCTAGAATAGGAATGATCCAATTGAATGAGCTTTATGGAGGAAATTATTTACAATTTGATCTCTTAGGTAGTCCCTCAACAATATTATTTATCACTGGTATTACAGTTGTCATAAGCATTCTGGCAGGATTTTATCCGGCCTTTATTCTATCAGGATACAAGCCAGTTCTGGCATTAAAATCTCAAACCTATAGCGGAAAAAGAAAAGGACTTTCAATCCGGAGAGGATTAGTCATTTGTCAATTTGCTGGTGCTCAAATTTTGATTCTTGTGACCATCATCATGATTAATCAAATTAATTTTTTTAAAGACCGTTCATATAGTTTCAACCCTGAAACTATAGTAATTATCCCCGCTTTACGTGGTAATGAAAATAAACAACACGAAAAATTGAATCGTGAACTCACAAAAGTAGAGGGAGTGATAACACATAGCTTTGGAAATGTTGGAAATGAAACATCTGAATTTTATAACGATGAAGAGAATCGACATTCAGGGATTGTTAGTTATATAGACACATCCTATGTTCATGTCTTTAATGTCGAACTGCTGACAGGGAAGAACTTTTCTTCTGAAGTTATCCAATCATCTTCTGAAGTCTTGATTAACGAATCCCTGATGAAGACTTTAGGCATCGAAAATCCCGAACAAGCCATCGGCAGTATCTACACATTAAATAATCAACAGGTTACAATTCGAGGAGTGCTCAAGGACTCTTATACACAGCCATTGAGCACTAAAGTAGATCCAATTAGTTTCCAGTATCTCCCGAAAAAGTTTACTGGGCTTGCGATCAATATTTCCACAGATAACATACCGGAAACATTGGCAGGTATTGAGAAAGCATGGAAAGACGTGTATCCCAACTACCTCTGCAAATATCAGTTTATGGATGATTCATTAAGTCGTGAGTATGGATTTTACAATATTATCTTTTCGTTTTTAGGCACAGCTTCATTTTTGGCAATCTTCATTGGCTGCTTGGGTTTATATGGTTTAGTTTCCTTTATGGCAATTCAACGTACAAAGGAGATTGGTATTCGTAAAGTGTTTGGGGCAACTGTAGCCAACATAATAATGATGTTTACAAAGGAATCTTCGATTTTAATAATAGTCGCTTTTGTAGTAGCATCTCCATTGGCTCATTTTGTTGGAATTGCTATGCTTATGGAATTCCCCGAACGCGTGAAACCTGGAGTTGGAATTTTTATAATGACTTTGTTGGGCTCTTTGCTTATTGCCCTGCTGACAGTGACTTATCGCTCCTTTCGCGCTGCAATTCAAAATCCTGGAGAAAGTCTGAGAGTTGAAGGCTGA
- a CDS encoding DNA adenine methylase → MNGSINSPFRYAGGKFYARKLILAHVSSHTAYIEPFAGGGSIFFAKPKVNFNQLNDIDGELINVYLTIRDNPEELIYFLRRRLVKESRVPEKYTKTVLFGDPLPATKELHGFFKNEFKPQNNIERAGRWFYLNRTSYSGIMNSQNMYWGYGDKFSMQPKNWAQNIIRTSQKLQGVEITNLDFEEVIDNAPDGALLFLDPPYFNADQDKFYQHYFSKQDHFRLADCLRRNNDRLSLFVTYDNIPEIKELYSWMLETHDREWNYCIQRTDDQKNGTAKKGERYKGKELFLINYDSELATLKEPEAIYAS, encoded by the coding sequence ATGAACGGTTCAATCAACAGTCCATTTCGTTATGCTGGAGGAAAGTTCTATGCACGGAAGCTTATTCTCGCCCATGTTTCAAGTCACACTGCCTACATTGAACCTTTTGCTGGAGGAGGTAGTATTTTTTTCGCAAAACCTAAAGTTAATTTCAACCAACTCAATGACATTGACGGAGAACTCATCAATGTCTATTTGACCATCCGCGACAATCCTGAGGAATTGATTTACTTCTTGAGAAGAAGATTGGTAAAAGAAAGTAGAGTTCCTGAAAAATATACAAAAACTGTACTCTTTGGAGATCCGCTTCCAGCGACCAAAGAATTACACGGTTTTTTTAAAAATGAGTTTAAACCACAGAACAACATCGAAAGAGCGGGCAGATGGTTTTACCTCAATCGAACATCTTATAGCGGCATAATGAATAGCCAAAATATGTATTGGGGTTATGGAGACAAATTTTCAATGCAGCCAAAAAATTGGGCTCAAAACATTATAAGAACAAGTCAAAAATTACAAGGCGTTGAAATAACAAATCTTGACTTTGAAGAAGTAATTGACAATGCACCTGATGGAGCTTTATTATTTCTTGACCCACCATATTTTAACGCAGACCAAGACAAGTTCTATCAACACTACTTTTCTAAACAAGACCATTTTAGGCTGGCTGACTGTTTACGAAGAAACAATGACCGCCTTAGTCTATTCGTAACTTACGACAATATACCTGAGATTAAGGAACTATATAGTTGGATGCTTGAAACGCACGACAGAGAGTGGAACTATTGTATTCAAAGAACAGATGATCAAAAGAATGGAACTGCAAAAAAAGGTGAGAGATATAAGGGAAAAGAGCTTTTTCTTATAAACTATGACAGCGAATTAGCAACTCTAAAAGAGCCAGAAGCTATTTACGCCTCGTAG
- a CDS encoding lipocalin-like domain-containing protein translates to MKRLKLTLGLLTLVTIYSCNKKTQIDDRKFHGMWTLDKFELFDSLTNNWTVDTTRIGTSGYILYDGEGHMGVHLIPRGYKDFDTNKNIDSLEHDDLKQLARFYKSNFVYFANYKIHETTIDHGRLTATEPGNWGTTLVRDFVFKGDTLILTAHEKVRGQQLRLIWIKL, encoded by the coding sequence ATGAAAAGACTAAAATTGACTCTTGGACTTCTCACACTTGTGACAATTTACAGTTGTAACAAAAAGACTCAGATTGACGACAGAAAGTTCCATGGCATGTGGACACTTGATAAATTTGAATTGTTTGACAGCTTAACAAATAATTGGACTGTTGATACAACTAGAATCGGAACAAGTGGTTACATACTTTATGACGGAGAAGGCCATATGGGAGTACACTTGATTCCAAGAGGCTATAAAGATTTTGACACTAATAAGAACATCGACAGCTTAGAGCATGACGATTTAAAACAACTTGCTAGATTCTACAAATCAAACTTCGTCTATTTTGCCAACTACAAAATCCACGAAACAACGATTGACCACGGCCGACTCACAGCGACAGAACCAGGAAATTGGGGAACGACTTTAGTTCGTGACTTCGTCTTTAAAGGCGATACTCTTATTTTAACGGCTCATGAAAAAGTTAGAGGACAACAATTGAGACTTATATGGATTAAGTTATAA
- a CDS encoding DUF4349 domain-containing protein, whose translation MRTPKIILGLGLLILTFSCSRQGREEAEKGTVADSISNTFISSSAAVENGKDSTRRFIRTAELKFKVKSVIKSTYDIEDITNRQGGFVTYTNLTSDINNVTTIAVSADSTLETTYYTVTNSIKIRVPNTKLDTTLKEISRNIDYLDYRIIKAEDVALQILSNNLIQKRSAKNQERLANAIDKKGKKLNETTNAEELLLDKQEQSDNTKISNLSLTDQIKFSTINISIYQRQTFKRELILNDKNVDAYDPSFGSKVLESLKFGWDILETFLVFLTRLWGLFLFAILVYIIYKKYGHRLK comes from the coding sequence ATGCGGACACCAAAAATAATTCTAGGCCTTGGACTTTTAATTTTAACTTTTAGTTGCAGCAGACAGGGGAGAGAAGAAGCGGAAAAAGGCACAGTTGCTGACAGTATTTCCAATACTTTTATTTCTTCATCAGCCGCAGTAGAAAATGGAAAAGACTCGACAAGACGGTTTATCCGAACGGCTGAACTTAAATTTAAGGTCAAAAGCGTTATCAAATCGACTTATGACATAGAGGACATCACGAATCGGCAAGGAGGTTTTGTAACCTATACCAACTTGACCAGTGACATAAATAATGTGACAACTATAGCTGTGAGTGCCGACTCTACTCTTGAAACGACATATTACACAGTTACGAATTCAATCAAAATAAGGGTTCCAAACACAAAGCTCGACACGACCTTAAAGGAAATATCTAGAAACATTGATTACTTGGATTATCGTATAATAAAAGCAGAAGACGTTGCATTACAAATTTTATCTAACAACTTGATTCAAAAGCGTTCTGCTAAAAATCAAGAGAGACTTGCGAACGCAATCGACAAAAAGGGAAAAAAGTTAAATGAGACAACTAATGCCGAGGAATTACTACTAGACAAACAAGAACAATCGGACAACACGAAAATCTCAAATCTTTCGTTGACAGATCAAATTAAATTTAGCACCATAAATATTTCTATTTATCAACGACAGACTTTTAAGAGAGAACTTATTTTGAATGACAAAAACGTTGATGCCTACGACCCAAGTTTTGGGAGTAAAGTTCTTGAATCATTAAAATTTGGTTGGGACATTCTTGAAACGTTTTTAGTTTTCTTAACAAGGTTATGGGGCTTGTTTCTGTTTGCTATTTTAGTTTACATCATTTACAAAAAGTATGGTCATAGGCTTAAGTAG
- a CDS encoding restriction endonuclease subunit S — translation MKQYILKSTKSKKVQKITNEAIEILEAAGIPIASKSQRGLEKMALAFLAVAGVTKDWSKVKSVKDSYFLKTRDIINYLNKFLRELLNFEIIQNQIDFEIKGSSRKFVSLSILRNLKIPFPPLNIQQKLVSEIEAIEKQDQKAVEELEKLQNEIERTFKNIKGKTKRFDEVCELKAGNFVKAESIINEYYPNLYACYGGNGLRGYTETFTNEGQFSLVGRQGALCGNVHLVSGKFHATEHALVAYPKENIDTIWLHYQLVFMNLNQYATGTAQPGLSVMNLNPIEIPVPTIAEQKKLVSQIENIEKKMADIVKQIDLTPKQKEKILKKYLV, via the coding sequence ATGAAGCAATACATTCTAAAAAGCACAAAATCAAAGAAGGTACAAAAAATCACTAATGAAGCCATTGAAATTTTAGAAGCAGCAGGAATTCCAATTGCCTCAAAATCTCAACGCGGGTTAGAGAAAATGGCTTTAGCATTTTTAGCTGTTGCTGGCGTTACCAAAGACTGGTCGAAAGTTAAAAGCGTTAAAGACAGCTATTTCTTAAAAACACGAGACATCATTAATTATCTTAATAAATTTTTAAGAGAACTATTGAATTTTGAAATCATTCAAAATCAAATTGACTTTGAAATTAAAGGAAGTAGCAGAAAATTTGTTTCCTTATCAATATTAAGAAACTTAAAAATTCCTTTTCCTCCGCTAAATATTCAGCAAAAATTAGTTTCTGAAATTGAGGCAATAGAAAAGCAAGACCAAAAAGCGGTTGAGGAATTGGAAAAACTACAAAATGAAATTGAAAGAACTTTTAAAAATATAAAAGGGAAAACAAAAAGGTTTGACGAAGTCTGTGAATTAAAAGCAGGGAATTTTGTAAAGGCAGAGAGTATCATCAACGAGTATTACCCCAATTTATATGCTTGTTATGGAGGAAATGGATTAAGAGGTTACACAGAAACTTTTACTAACGAAGGACAATTTTCTTTAGTAGGTAGACAAGGTGCTTTATGTGGTAATGTACATTTAGTTTCAGGAAAATTTCACGCCACAGAACACGCATTAGTTGCTTATCCGAAAGAAAATATAGATACTATTTGGTTGCATTATCAATTAGTATTTATGAATTTAAATCAATATGCAACTGGTACAGCCCAACCAGGACTTTCTGTAATGAACCTCAATCCAATTGAGATTCCAGTTCCTACAATTGCGGAGCAGAAAAAACTTGTTTCTCAAATTGAAAATATTGAAAAGAAAATGGCAGACATCGTTAAACAAATAGACTTGACGCCAAAACAGAAAGAGAAAATATTGAAAAAGTATTTAGTATAA
- a CDS encoding DNA cytosine methyltransferase, whose protein sequence is MEYVKNINQLLKPKVTENQVVLDLFAGCGGLSLGFEAAGYRTIGFEMNQFAASTYSKNLNGECSTVKLDLSFDYPKADIIIGGPPCQPFSVGGYQRGIEDARDGFPIFIDAIKKLEPKIFMFENVRGLLYRNKDYFELITNELKKLGYLIDFKLLNAVDFGVPQNRERLFVVGHRAKFSFPKNRNKKVTAGEAIGDLMYTTPPESKFLTESMDRYVAKYEKASDCINPRDIYPNKPARTLTCRNLAGATGDMQRVRLEDGRRRRLIVREAARLQSFPDWFEFNGNETSQFNQIGNAVPPLLAFQIANSIKECYSLGELHSALEIANSNSLNKELTLFEL, encoded by the coding sequence GTGGAGTACGTAAAGAACATTAACCAACTACTTAAGCCAAAAGTGACTGAAAATCAGGTCGTTTTGGACTTATTTGCTGGGTGTGGTGGATTATCATTGGGGTTCGAGGCAGCTGGTTATAGGACAATTGGGTTCGAAATGAACCAATTTGCGGCATCTACCTACTCTAAGAACCTCAACGGGGAATGCTCCACTGTGAAACTTGACCTTTCCTTTGACTACCCAAAAGCGGATATAATTATAGGTGGCCCTCCTTGTCAACCATTCAGTGTTGGCGGATATCAAAGAGGAATTGAAGACGCAAGAGATGGATTCCCAATATTCATTGACGCAATTAAAAAACTTGAACCTAAGATTTTCATGTTTGAAAATGTTAGAGGACTGCTATACAGAAATAAAGACTATTTTGAACTAATAACGAACGAACTAAAAAAACTCGGTTATCTAATCGACTTTAAACTTTTGAATGCGGTTGACTTCGGAGTTCCTCAAAATCGAGAAAGACTTTTTGTTGTTGGACACAGAGCCAAGTTTTCTTTCCCCAAGAACAGGAATAAGAAAGTTACTGCCGGAGAGGCAATAGGTGATTTAATGTATACCACTCCTCCTGAAAGTAAATTCTTAACAGAATCAATGGACAGGTATGTCGCCAAATATGAAAAGGCATCAGACTGTATAAATCCCCGAGACATTTACCCAAATAAACCTGCAAGAACTTTAACATGTAGAAATCTTGCTGGAGCAACTGGAGACATGCAACGAGTAAGACTTGAAGACGGAAGAAGAAGGAGATTAATTGTACGCGAAGCAGCTCGATTACAAAGTTTTCCTGATTGGTTCGAATTTAACGGAAATGAAACAAGTCAGTTCAATCAAATAGGTAATGCAGTTCCTCCATTATTAGCATTTCAAATTGCGAATTCAATAAAGGAATGTTACTCACTTGGTGAGCTTCATTCAGCGCTAGAGATTGCTAATTCAAATTCACTAAACAAGGAGCTTACACTATTTGAACTATGA
- a CDS encoding ABC transporter permease, with product MTLIIFLNFNVMIFDYLITLFRHLRKHWNTAVINILSYGLGIATCLILAQRITYDTSYDKFYNGYESIYRITLDNYYSGIYQNSTAHTFVPLGFELKAKYPEVQEFTTIDDRANDVVSVGDEIYLEKHIIAADVNYFKVFPHDMMVGSTEVVSPNDVFISERTAAKFFDDGNPIGNTMKIYSSLYTIKGVFRNLPANTHMKFDIVLIPPVRESNDWNVSYMYTYIKLKGDAKSFNEKLESFSKEYSQLADSQTEGDYTFKAKAQPLSSIHLESHLSDELEINGKMEDVYILLAIAIMILAITCFNYINITTTLNASRAKEAFIRKIHGASSRHSIVQHITESLVLNLFGFVVAILFLIGFINWDDTFSSSFVGIEWTNSVHYSMLAILFSLALILSGVLPALFFAYNIRSRSIHKTSLTNNINTSFVRNMAFVQFMISFILISGALVVLRQLKFMKEGDLGFTDKGVIAVEISPLAYRRNEIHFQKLKDDLEKDASIENVSFSRTVPGEDLIVSSVRVTDEPMENTQSCNMEIATSDYFNIYGIDIIAGRAFSEYRAADENTILINESLARKLDKLNFKNIVGKVVTVDYARRSVNFTVAGVVKDYYHASKKREVLPMLFIPLKHSGGVARISIKTSSIREGNLKSTEELVRKVLKENLTEANSGRGLDVGFGVIDVELNYNKQYSGEEQFSKFVNVLSVLAILMAGVGFFSLASTTIRKRTKEIAIRKVHGAKVEDVSFILFGYFLKLAGVAFIVSLPISYFLVQDWLNDFPLRIDIDSWFVLWPLIITTSLVLLSVSYHVLKVVIINPVEHLRNE from the coding sequence GTGACATTAATAATCTTTTTAAATTTCAATGTTATGATTTTTGATTATTTGATTACGCTTTTCAGACATTTAAGAAAACATTGGAATACTGCAGTCATAAACATCTTAAGTTATGGATTGGGGATTGCAACCTGTCTTATTCTCGCGCAACGTATAACGTACGATACGAGCTATGATAAATTTTACAATGGCTATGAAAGCATTTATAGAATTACCCTCGACAATTATTATAGTGGCATTTACCAGAATTCTACAGCTCATACTTTTGTTCCTTTGGGCTTTGAATTGAAAGCTAAATATCCTGAGGTGCAGGAGTTCACTACCATAGACGACCGCGCGAATGACGTTGTTTCCGTTGGAGATGAGATCTATTTAGAAAAGCATATCATCGCTGCGGATGTCAATTACTTTAAAGTTTTCCCGCACGACATGATGGTTGGCAGTACGGAGGTCGTGAGTCCCAACGATGTTTTTATATCCGAGAGAACTGCAGCTAAATTTTTTGATGATGGCAATCCCATTGGAAATACAATGAAGATCTACTCAAGTCTTTATACGATAAAGGGGGTATTCAGAAATTTACCTGCCAATACTCACATGAAATTTGATATCGTTCTGATTCCACCCGTCAGAGAATCTAACGATTGGAATGTCTCTTACATGTACACGTATATTAAATTGAAAGGCGATGCTAAATCATTTAATGAAAAACTGGAAAGTTTTAGTAAAGAATACTCCCAGCTAGCTGACTCACAAACCGAAGGCGACTATACATTCAAAGCGAAAGCTCAACCCTTATCGAGTATTCATCTCGAATCACACTTGTCGGATGAACTGGAAATAAATGGAAAGATGGAGGATGTCTATATTCTGCTGGCCATCGCCATCATGATCCTTGCCATTACTTGCTTTAACTATATTAACATCACGACCACCCTGAACGCATCCAGGGCGAAGGAGGCATTTATACGAAAGATTCATGGCGCGTCTTCCCGCCATTCTATCGTGCAACACATCACTGAATCCCTTGTTCTCAATTTATTTGGATTCGTAGTAGCGATATTGTTTCTGATCGGTTTTATTAATTGGGATGATACCTTTAGTTCGTCATTTGTAGGGATCGAATGGACCAACTCTGTACATTACTCCATGCTGGCGATACTATTTTCCCTGGCACTTATTCTTTCTGGCGTACTGCCCGCTTTATTCTTCGCTTATAACATCCGGTCACGATCTATACATAAGACTTCTTTGACGAATAATATAAACACCAGTTTTGTCAGAAACATGGCTTTTGTGCAATTCATGATTTCGTTCATTCTTATATCCGGAGCGCTTGTCGTATTAAGACAATTAAAGTTTATGAAAGAAGGTGATTTGGGTTTTACTGACAAAGGAGTGATTGCAGTGGAGATAAGTCCCTTAGCCTACCGAAGAAATGAAATTCACTTTCAGAAATTAAAAGACGATTTGGAGAAAGATGCCTCCATTGAAAATGTTTCTTTTTCACGCACAGTACCTGGAGAAGATTTGATTGTTAGTTCCGTTCGAGTGACAGACGAACCCATGGAAAATACCCAAAGCTGCAATATGGAAATTGCCACATCAGATTATTTCAATATTTACGGAATCGACATAATAGCTGGTAGAGCATTCTCGGAGTATCGCGCTGCTGATGAAAATACGATATTGATCAATGAGTCACTGGCGCGAAAATTAGACAAACTCAATTTTAAAAACATTGTCGGGAAAGTGGTTACAGTTGATTATGCGCGCAGGTCTGTCAATTTTACCGTGGCTGGAGTTGTTAAGGATTACTATCATGCTTCCAAGAAACGAGAGGTTCTGCCTATGCTATTTATACCGCTCAAACATTCAGGTGGCGTAGCCAGAATCTCAATAAAGACGAGCAGTATCAGAGAGGGTAATTTGAAGTCTACAGAAGAATTAGTTCGAAAAGTCTTAAAAGAAAATTTAACAGAAGCTAATTCAGGTAGGGGCTTAGATGTAGGGTTTGGAGTTATTGACGTGGAGCTAAATTATAATAAACAGTACAGTGGTGAGGAGCAGTTTTCAAAATTTGTAAATGTATTATCCGTACTGGCAATTTTGATGGCCGGTGTGGGTTTCTTCAGTTTAGCGTCCACAACGATAAGAAAAAGAACGAAGGAAATAGCCATACGAAAAGTCCATGGAGCTAAGGTTGAGGACGTATCTTTTATCTTGTTCGGCTATTTTCTCAAACTTGCAGGTGTGGCTTTTATAGTTTCATTGCCCATCAGCTACTTTTTAGTTCAGGATTGGCTCAATGACTTTCCACTTAGAATTGATATTGATTCATGGTTTGTTCTTTGGCCTTTAATCATAACAACTAGTTTAGTTTTATTATCCGTAAGCTATCACGTATTGAAAGTCGTTATTATTAACCCTGTAGAGCATTTAAGAAATGAGTAA